CCCGAATTAAGGCTCCTTCTAGTTCGCGAATGTTAGAAGTATAGTTACTAGCAATATATTCGATTACTTCGTGGGGTAAACGCACGCGATCGGACTCGGCTTTTTTTTGCAAAATTGCCATGCGTGTTTCTAAATCTGGGGTTTGAATATCGGCAATTAAGCCCATTGAAAAGCGAGAACAAAGTCTTTCTTGTAAGCTAGGAATGAGATTTGGTGGGCGATCGGAAGCGATTACGACTTGTTTGCCTGATTCATGTAAAGTGTTAAAAGTGTGAAAAAATTCTTCTTGGGTATATTCTTTGCCTTCGATAAACTGAATGTCATCTACTAAAAGTACGTCAGCCGCGCGATAATGCTCGCGAAAACTTTGCATACTGTCTTTACGAATTGAGGCTATTAAGTCATTAGTAAATTGTTCTGTAGAGACGTAAAAAACGTTAGAATCTGAAGAAATTTCTAAACGATAATGACCGATTGCTTGCATTAAGTGAGTTTTTCCTAAACCAACTCCACCGCAAAGAAATAAAGGATTAAATTCTCGTCCGGGAGACTCAGCTACGGCTAAGGAAGCAGCATGAGCCATGCGGTTATTCGGTCCAACAACAAAGCTAGAAAAATTGTATTTAGGGTTTAATTTTGTGGGCTTAGGTTGATTACTAGATGATTGGGCGTCATGAGTTGGTAACATGGATCGGGAAACCTCAGCCTCGCCAACCGAGACATTTTCTCCTTTAGCTGATTTTAGTTGGATTTCGACTGGATGACCAACGAGCTCTGCAACTACATCGGCGATCGCGTTAAGATAATGTTTCTGTATGTGATTGAGAACAAAGGGATTCGGAGTGCAGACGACGAGACAGTTATCTTGGAATTCTTGGGCGATCGCACTCTTAATCCAAGTTTCAAAGGTAGGTCGGCTTAGTTGTTGCTGTAGGCGCTCTAGGACGTGATTCCAGAGTTGTTTGGGGGATGTTTCCACGGGGTTTGTCTCTACTTTGATTTTTAAGCGACTGAGAGCAGAATAGTATTATCTAGCTAGCCAAAATTTTGTTTCCCAGTATTTAATCATGACTGAAATCAAAGAAATTGCTCAATTAGGTAATCCAATTTTGCGCGATCGCGCGAACTTGGTAAAAAATGTTACAGATAAATCCATCCAAAGTTTAATTGATTCTCTCATGGCTACGGCTGCCTCGGCTAATGGCGTTGGCATTGCTGCACCTCAAATATCTCAATCTTATCGCTTATTTATTGTTGCTTCTCGCCCTAATCCTCGCTATCCCCACGCGCCGGAAATGGAACCTACGCCGACGATCAATCCGATAATTATATCTCACTCTGATGAAATTGTCAAGGATTGGGAAGGATGTTTAAGTATTCCGGGTTTGCGGGGTTTAGTTCCGAGGTATCGAGCGATCGCCGTAGAATATACAGACAGGTATGGTAAAGTCCAGCAAAGGGAATTAACTGATTTTGTGGCTCGGATTTTTCAGCATGAGTTGGATCATTTGGATGGTATCTTGTTTTGCGATCGCCTGGAAAGTACCCGCGATTTATTTACCGAACAAGAGTACCTAAAAAGATTATAAAGGTTTGGATGTTTGAAGTGCGGGCATCCTGCCCGCATTTTGCTGACAAAATCTCAATTTCTTTGGTAAATTTGGCGCAATTCATCAGGAGAATTCACAGTTTTAACTGCTGCTAAAATCTCTTCTAATAATTCTACATTTTCAATTCCAAGAATTTCCGGCATTAAAGCTAACCCATCATTCCCAAATTTCAACTCTAAACCTAGAGAAATTCCTGATATGAGTCCTTCTCTGCGTAACTGTCTTTCTTCGACTCGTCCTTCCTGTCTTCCTTCGACTCGTCCTTCAAGCCTTCCTTCTTGTAAAATTTGTTGATACCAAGGAGATTCTCTTAATACTGCCATATCCCACCTCATGATTTACTCAAAAGTTGCTGACAAAATCTCAATTTTTTTGGTAAACTTGGCGCAATTCATCAGGAGAATTTGCCGTTTTAACTCCTGCTAAAATCTCTTCTAATAATTCTACATTTTCAATTCCAAGAATTTCCGGCATTAAAGCTAAACCATCATTCCAAAATTTCAACTCTAAACCTAGAGAAATTCCTGATATGAGTCCTTCAAGTCGTCCTTCTTCTCTTCCTTCGAGTCGTCCTTCGAGCCTTCCTTCTTGTAAAATTTGTTGATACCAAGGAGATTCTCTTAATACTGCCATATCCCACCTCATGATTTACTCAAAAGTTGCTGACAAAATCTCAATTTCTTTGGTAAATTTGGCGCAATTCATCAGGAGAATTCACAGTTTTAACTGCTGCTAAAATCTCTTCTAATAATTCTACATTTTCAATTCCAAGAATTTCCGGCATTAAAGCTAACCCATCATTCCCAAATTTCAACTCTAAACCTAGAGAAATTCCTGATATGAGTCCTTCCCTGCGTAACTGTCTTTCTTCGACTCGTCCTTCCTGTCTTCCTTCAAGCCGTCCTTCCTGTCTTCCTTCGAGTCGTCCTTCAAGTCGTCCTTCTTGTAAAATTTGTTGATACCAAGGAGATTCTCTTAATACCGCCATATCCCACCTCATGATTTGTTGCACTAACTGAGTATCTAATACAAAGGTAGCAAAAAATGCGAGCAGATTTTCTAACTCGCTGAGTTGTTCGTCAGCACGCAAAACTTGTAAAGCTTCGCGGACAATTGTCTCTTCTCCTCCTCCTCTTAAAACGGGGACAAAGGGAATTAAAGACGTTAATGATTCCTGGAAAACTATTTCTGCGTCAACTTCCCAAAGATTAATCACGCGATAGTCTTGACGAGTTTGCAAACCTCGAAACTGAGATTCGTAGCGGTTGACAATTTCTAAATTACCACGAGGCGGTATGATATTAATTAGTACCGGATAGACGGGCAAATTGTACTTTTCGATGGCTAAAGCAGCATAAGCTAGCATTCGCTTCGGCATTTGAACTTTATAATGCAATTGTAGTTCGTTGAGGAGGATAAATTCGCCATCGCTAGGGCTATAAGCTCGTACTAAAACATCACTTTCGCGGCTAATCCATTGAAATTCGGAACTAAGAATTTCTCTAGCTTGAACGTCGGGAATTTGTGTTACCCATTTTACCCAGGTGTCGGGACTTAAGCTAATTAAACGTTTGCTTCCGATATCGGCTGGTTTAGTCATGAATGAAAGTTATTCAAGTAGATGTAATTTTGGCTTTTGGTGGGTAGAGAGTAGATTGAATTTGCTAGCAATATTTTGACGGTGATTATTGGCGGAAAAATTTACTCTGCTAATATTCAGTATATATCTATCTGGTAAATTTTATGCAAGAAAATTCTGTTATCAAAATTAATTTTGCTGATTTAGCTGTGATTAAAAATGGCAATAGTCAACGTTTACCTTTGTCGGATTTAGATAAGAATAGTCATATTCATGGGGAATTAATAATTAAGATAAAAGATCGCGGTGTGCCGCGTTTGGGTTATTGGGGAAAGAATGATGTTTGTTTCTCGCAATGGATTCAGGAGTTAACGAATATACGTCGAGAGTTTAGAGGCAAAATTGATTCTGTGTATGTTTTTGATGAGGGTGAACAAGGTCAACCTGCTTTTTTGTTTGAAAGAAAAGGAGAGATGATGTATTTGTCAATCGTAGATTCTATACTTTCTGATGGTAAGGGCGAGAAAAATTGGCAGAAGGTAGAGTTTAGTTATCGAGATTTTGTGCGCGAATACGAAGGTTTTTGTCAGCAGTTTTTCGCGGAGATTGAAAAGGCTGCACCACAAGCAGCGCATTTGTGGGTAAATACATTTTTACCGAAGTTGGGATCGCTACTAGCTTCTCTTAATTAAACCCTAATTAGTGAATTAAATTCCGTGACTTTTACCGATTACCCAATGGCGGCGGAAGAAACGGGCGAGGGAGGTTTCTTCTAATGGTAAATAAATTGGTCTTCCGTGGGGACAAGTGCGAGGGTTACGGGTATTTTTCCATTCGTCGAGGAGGGTTTGCATTTCTGGTAAACTGAGGGGTGTACCGTTACGAATTGCGCTGCGACAAGCGGTGGCTACTTGGGCTGTTTGTAAGTCTCCACCTAAGCTTAGTTCGAGGATTGCTTCGCTACAATCTTCGCGCATTTGTAACATGGCTGGGATGCTACGAATTGCCCACAAGCGATCGCCAAATGGTTCGATTTCAATGTTGATTCTCTCTAGTTGTTCGACTTGGGCTGTGGTTAAGTCGTTGAGTACGATTGGGGTTTTTAAGGGTACAATTTGCCAACCGTCTTGCAGTTGTTCGTATAATACTCTTTCGTGGGCAATATGTTGCTCGATTAACCATGCGCCGCTAGAATGTTCGGCGATGATGTAGGTTTTGTTAACCTGACCGACTGCTCGCAATTCGATTAAACTAATATCGTTGGTTTTGTCGATCGCAGATGGTTTTGGCTTGGTTTGTAAGTCGCGGCTAACTTGATATTGTCCTTTGTTTTCTGATGCTTTGATTAAGTTGGTAACTCGTTGGTTGTGGAGAGTTTCGGGAAGGGTTTCTGCATTGATGCGTAAAGCGGAGGCGATCGCGTTACCAATTTCCGATCGCCAAAAGTCAAGGTTTTGTAGGTAAATTTCGGCTTTGGCTGGATGACGGTTCCAGTCAATATTACTCGGATCGGTGGTTAAATGCAAAAAGCAAACTGGATAGCGATCGCGCGGTAAGGTTCTCGCAAATCCTGCTAATATTGTTTGTTCGAGGGGCTGCGATCGCACTAATCTCCCATTAACTGCTACTTTCACCCAGTCGGGTTTGCGTCGATGACAGCGATCGGGTAATCCTATTACTAATTCAAGCTGCGATTCGATCTTGCTAGTCTCTTCAATTACTTCTTGTTGCCACAGTTGTAAATCAGTTTCGCGCACTCGTCGCAAAATTTGCGGTACAATTTGCTGGGCAGTTGTACCGGGACTAAGATTAAACCACGGTCGTCCATTTTGCAGGACTTGCCAAATAATGCGAGGATGACAAAGGGCGATTTGGTGAATTGTTGCCTGTACTGCTTTTAACTGCTGTGTCATCGCTGGTAAACTCTTGCGACGCAACAGCCAATCGCCAAAAATATCCCCAACTGTAACGATTGTACCTGGCGCGATCGCTGCCGTCTCTCTGCTAACAACTTCTCCTTCGCGATCGTAAACTATTCGCCAACCTGCGCTATCTTCCCCTTGGGGACGGCTTAAAATCTCTAAATTTGCTAACTGGGCTAAACCGTGTAAAGCTTCCCCACGGAAACCTAAACTGGTAATCTTCCACAAATCGTCGCTACTGCGGATTTTACTCGTACTGTGTGCCTTTGCACATAATTGTAAATTTGTCAAGTCCATGCCACAGCCATTATCCGCAACTTGCACTCGCCACAAATCCGGTAACAGCGAAACCACAATCCGAGTTGCGCCAGCATCAAGGGAATTCTCCACTAATTCTCGCACCACTGCCGCCAGCGAGTCAATGACTTCGCCCGCCGCAATGCGATTGACAACATCAGCAGGAAGAGATTGAATATCAGTTGAAGATAAAGACAAGCAGCCCACAATTTTAATTTCTACAATTACACTTATAAAATAATTTGGTCAACAAATCTCGTTGCGCTTACTAAAGTTTACCATTCAATCAACACAAATCGAGTTTAAGGATTAGAAATTAGGATTTTTTGCTAATCTCTAATCCCGGAATTAGAACTGAAAGAAAATAACCAAATTTTACCCTAAACGCAATCCTTCATTTTCACATACTAATAATCTTCCTTGTCCTTCATAAATCCAAACATAACCTTCGCCACCGCCTTTACCAAAATGACCTAATTTGCGATAATCTTCAGTAATTCCTTCAGTAAAACCTTTAACTAAATCGTAATCAGCAATTAACGTTTGATCTTTATTCAAATTAATTACTTTAGCTGGAGAATTTGTTCCTAAAACAACTTTACATTCTTGATTTGGTAAGGCTTTGAGCGCTAACCGCCAGATCCCATCATTATCGCCGAGCATTTGCCGAAGTTTCAATCTTTTTGTCCCTAAAACTACACGATCGGAACAAAATTGAAAAACGCGATCGTCAAACTCCCATTGTTCATTTTCTGAGAGTTCAATATCAGTATAATAAAGAAAAGAACCTTTTTGTCTGGGCTCAAGATTAATTGTACCAGTTCCGCGATAAATAGGAGCATTGTACTCGGTTTCGGTAGTCAAAGATACCCATAAATCTTTGAGACGACTATCAGTTTTATAAGTACCATAATCGAGTTGACCGATACAGTAGTATAAAGCACCTTTTTGAATAATTACCCCCGAATTGTTTAGCTTAATTTCCAGTTGTTGCACGAAAGGAATATTTTTCGTGGGATGATAATACTTGTTGGTTTCTTTGTTGATATTATTTTGTAGATACCACAAATCTGTAGGTTCAATAATTTTAACTAAGTATTCCATTTTTGACTCTTAAGTTAGCTAGTTTTTTGACTTCGATCGCTTCTATTTTAGGGGAAATTTTGAAAATAGTTACATTTTGCTTTTCACTGGTTTTGAGTTTAGTAAAGATAGTTAAATTTAGATAAATAATTGAGGAAAATAAATAGATTTATGGTATCATAATTATGAAATTGAATTACTTGCTAAAATAACGCGATCGCGTCCTTGGCGTTTAGCTTCATAAAGTGCGCGATCGGCAGCCTCATTAAGTTGAGTTGCATCTTGTTGTTGAGGATAAATAGCAATCCCACAGCTAAATGTTACCGAAAATTCTGCACCATCAGCTTGTTGACGAACTTGGGAAAATTTAATCCGGATTTCATCGAGAACTCGCACTGCGACTTCACCGTCGGTATCGGGGAGAATGACAGCAAATTCTTCACCACCATAACGTCCAGTAATATCACTTGGACGCAAACGTTGTTTGAGCAAACGAGAGAGACTTTTCAAGACGCGATCGCCAGTCAAATGTCCGTAAGTATCATTAATTGATTTAAAGCGATCGATATCAAGCATGGCAAAAGCTAACTTAGCATTCAAGCGAGACGCACGTTTAACCTCCCCCACCAAACGCTCTTTCAGGGTAGTATGATTAAGCAAACCCGTGAGACTATCGCAAGTCATAAAAGAGCGAACCAAACGCGATCGCTCAACTCTCGGCATTACCGAAGCAATTAAATGGTGTGGTTCAATCGGTTTAGTCAGAAAATCATCTCCTCCCAAACCAATCGCCGTTAATTGCTTATTAAAATCAGTTTCTCTCGACAAAAACACAATGGGAATACCCACATAAGCAGGTTGTTGACGAATCACCGCCGCTAATTCTAAACCATTACAACCGGGCATATACATATCCATTAAAATTAAATCCGGTCGAAAATCATTCAAGTGGGTCATAATTGCCAAAGGATCGGTAACTATTTCTGTTTCCATCCCCACTTGTTGCAAAGTAATGCCATAATAAGCTGCCAAAGGCGCATCATCTTCAACAATTAAAACTCGATAAGCTTCTGTAGCTTCAACAGACGTAAGTTTATCGAGAGCATCAATCAATTCAGCAATTTTAATTGGCTTAGGAAAATAAGCTTTTCCTCCCGCTCTCACCGCTTGTAAACGAGCCATCAAATCACTGCGAGACGAAATAAATAAAACAGGCAAAGGATGAGAGCGTCCCTGCTGAATATCTTGGACAATTTTCGTCCCAGCCAACTCATTTTCTGGAAAAACAATATCCATAATTACGGCTGCGGGACTAGCCACAGACAAAGCTTTTTTTAGTTCAGATAAACGCTGAAATGTATTTACTTGATAGCCAAAACAACTAATTTGCAAAGCTAAATCTTGACAAAGAACCGGATCGTCTTCTACTAAAAAAAGCAAGCGATTATTTGAGTCAGGAGTTGCGCAAAATTCTGGAGTACAAATATTTTCCAGTGAATAGATTTGCGGGAAAGTATTTTGCTCGGGTAAAACCGATTGCGCCGCCTCTTGCAACGCCGCGATCGCCACTTCAATTTGTGCTTTTTCCTCAGTTGTCGGTAAATCGTTGCTTTCCAGAATCGCCATAAATAACAACTCCAGTCTTCGTGCAGCTTCACCAATTTTAGGAAAACCAAAACTAGCACTGGAACCAGCTAAACGATGGGTTAAATAGTGTAAACTTGAAATACGATCGCGAGCTATTTGGCAATAATTTTCATCTTTATTACTTGCAATAAAACGATTCCAAGTAGCTTCGATCGGCTCGATTCGCTCTGGCAATTGCTGGCGATAAACCGAGCGTAAAACATCAAGTCGGGATTGAAAATTATTGAGCGCTTCAGTCATAATATTTTAACCAAATTTCCTTCACAGTGGCTGACAAATTCATGGGATCGAAAGGCTTGGCAATGACATCTAAAACACCAAGTTTTTTATAATAAGCTACTTCGTGAGTTTGGACTTTAGCTGTTAAAAAAATCACAGGCGTATCTTGAATTGCGGTAATCGAGCGCAGTGCTTGTAGCGTCGCAATTCCATCCATTCCCGGCATCATTACATCCAGTAAAATTAAATCTGGAGTAAATTCCGGTGCTGTTGTTACTGCTTCCTTACCCGAAGAGCAAATTTCTACATTAAATCCCCCAACTGCTTTTAATCCCAAACTAGCCACCGTTTGGATATCAGGATCGTCTTCTACCAAGAGAATTTTATTTAGAGGTGGTGCTGTCATTATTTGTGCATTCATTGTTCGTAAATTAATACTTAGAAAAAACTACTATCGTTCCCATATTTTTTTTCAGATCCGCTCGGCTTTTTTATTCGGTCATTTGATGTTAATTAAGGAATTAATTGTTTTAATTAGTTGCTGATTGGAAGTACGAGATTTGACCAGTGCGGCAGCAACACCTTCCGCAGCTTCCATGCTTACTTCTTTCCCAGAGAAAACTAAAGCAGGAATTGGTTTGCGAGGATTAGAGTTAAGAGTACCTAAAAGTTCTAAACCGGAACCATCAGGTAAACTGACATCAAGAATCACTAAATCAAAAGTTGTTTCGGTTAACTTTTGTTTGGCTTCCTGGAGATTGGCGGCTGTCTCGAGATTGGCTATTTCTTGCAAGATAGCAGAAATTACCTGAGTTAAATCCGGATCGTCTTCAACATGAAGAATTTGGGGTTTGCGATCGGCTTGCATTAAAACTGCTTGTTTGATTGCGGCAATCAAACGGTCTTGGTCGATTGGTTTATCCAGCCAATCAATAACAGCAAAACTGCCGCCATTTAATTCTTTTTGTCCTTGTTGTGCGGTTGCCGAGACAACAATAATTGGTAAAGATTTGGTAGTTTCTTGCTGCCGAAGTTCGCGAATTAAAGAAATACCACTGCGATCGGGTAGTGCCAAGTCTACTGTCATGGCAACATAGTTATTTTTGGCTAATAAATCTTGAGCTTGAGAGGCACTATAGGCGAGATCGGCAAGTAAACCTTCTTGCTTAAACATTAAACTCAAGAGCATGGCAATATCGCGATCGTCTTCACAAATGAGGATTTTGCGGCTTTGGGGAGAATGAGTGCGAATTAGCTGTGCTGGAGTTGTTTCCCGCCATTCTGGTAACTCAAAGTAAAAAGTTGTTCCCACATTAGTTTCAGTTTCAAAATTAATTTTTCCTCCTAAGCGCTCGACAATTGCTTTACAAATACTCAAACCTAACCCAGTTCCGGGTTGACGACGACTGCTGGAAGAATCTGCTTGGACAAATTTTTGAAAAATCTGGGGACGAAATTCTTCAGGAATCCCTTTACCGTTGTCGATAACTGAAACACGGATATAAAAGTTATTTGTTGATAGTGAGGCTTTAGCGATAGTTGCAAGTTCAAGGGGCGCATTTTTGTCTTCAGTTAATTTTACGGGCGATCGCTCCTCTGAAGCTGGGTAACGTTCGACTTTAACGGTGACAGTACCATTTTCGGGAGAGAACTTGGCAGCATTAGAAAGTAAATTAGCGAGTACCTGAAGTAGGCGATCGCGGTCTACATTGACTTTAACTTCTGCTAACTCGGTTTCTAGCTCAAATTTAATGCCATATTGTTCTCCGTAAGCCTGATTATCTTCTAATGACTGTTCGACCAAAGGAATTAAATTCAATGGTTTTAGATAAAAATCCATTTTGCCAGATTCAATTTTTTCAATGTCCAAAATATCGTTAATTAATAAAATCAACCGTTCGCTGTTTTTATAAGCGATATCTAGCAGGGATTTTGCTTGAGCAGGTAATTCGCCGGCAACACCACCAAGAATTAAACTTAAAGAACCTCGTACTGAAGTTAAAGGAGTTCTCAACTCGTGGCTGACAATGGAAACAAATTCATTTTTTAGTCGTTCGATTTTCTTGCGTTCGGTAATATCTCGTTCGATTGCTAAAACTTCATCCTCACCGTTAACGACAATGCGCGTTTCGTAGTTAGAATTTTTCTCATTAATTGTTAATTCATATTCAAATACTTGAGTTTCGTTAGTTTCTAAAGCTTGGTGAATGTATTTTAAGTGTCGATCGGCTAAATCACTGGGCAAAATTTCCCTAATGTTTTTGCCAATTTGTTGATGAGGTGTAGCTATCAGATTTTTATCTTTATCTGCTTTTACATCCAGATAAGTTCCATCTTGATGAATGCGACAAATTAAATCAGGAATAGCATTAAGGAGAGCGCGAGTTTTAGCTTCACTTTCACGCAATACTTCA
This window of the Oscillatoria salina IIICB1 genome carries:
- the dnaA gene encoding chromosomal replication initiator protein DnaA encodes the protein METSPKQLWNHVLERLQQQLSRPTFETWIKSAIAQEFQDNCLVVCTPNPFVLNHIQKHYLNAIADVVAELVGHPVEIQLKSAKGENVSVGEAEVSRSMLPTHDAQSSSNQPKPTKLNPKYNFSSFVVGPNNRMAHAASLAVAESPGREFNPLFLCGGVGLGKTHLMQAIGHYRLEISSDSNVFYVSTEQFTNDLIASIRKDSMQSFREHYRAADVLLVDDIQFIEGKEYTQEEFFHTFNTLHESGKQVVIASDRPPNLIPSLQERLCSRFSMGLIADIQTPDLETRMAILQKKAESDRVRLPHEVIEYIASNYTSNIRELEGALIRAVAYISISGLAMSVENIAPVLNPPVEKVAASPEAIMQAVADTFNVSLEDLKSNSRRREISSARQIGMYLMRQHTDLSLPRIGEEFGGKDHTTVMYSCDKIAQLQQKDPSLSQTLRQLSDRINFASRDRP
- the def gene encoding peptide deformylase, with amino-acid sequence MTEIKEIAQLGNPILRDRANLVKNVTDKSIQSLIDSLMATAASANGVGIAAPQISQSYRLFIVASRPNPRYPHAPEMEPTPTINPIIISHSDEIVKDWEGCLSIPGLRGLVPRYRAIAVEYTDRYGKVQQRELTDFVARIFQHELDHLDGILFCDRLESTRDLFTEQEYLKRL
- a CDS encoding RpnC/YadD family protein encodes the protein MAVLRESPWYQQILQEGRLEGRVEGRQEGRVEERQLRREGLISGISLGLELKFGNDGLALMPEILGIENVELLEEILAAVKTVNSPDELRQIYQRN
- a CDS encoding RpnC/YadD family protein, with protein sequence MAVLRESPWYQQILQEGRLEGRLEGREEGRLEGLISGISLGLELKFWNDGLALMPEILGIENVELLEEILAGVKTANSPDELRQVYQKN
- a CDS encoding Rpn family recombination-promoting nuclease/putative transposase produces the protein MTKPADIGSKRLISLSPDTWVKWVTQIPDVQAREILSSEFQWISRESDVLVRAYSPSDGEFILLNELQLHYKVQMPKRMLAYAALAIEKYNLPVYPVLINIIPPRGNLEIVNRYESQFRGLQTRQDYRVINLWEVDAEIVFQESLTSLIPFVPVLRGGGEETIVREALQVLRADEQLSELENLLAFFATFVLDTQLVQQIMRWDMAVLRESPWYQQILQEGRLEGRLEGRQEGRLEGRQEGRVEERQLRREGLISGISLGLELKFGNDGLALMPEILGIENVELLEEILAAVKTVNSPDELRQIYQRN
- the mutL gene encoding DNA mismatch repair endonuclease MutL; its protein translation is MSLSSTDIQSLPADVVNRIAAGEVIDSLAAVVRELVENSLDAGATRIVVSLLPDLWRVQVADNGCGMDLTNLQLCAKAHSTSKIRSSDDLWKITSLGFRGEALHGLAQLANLEILSRPQGEDSAGWRIVYDREGEVVSRETAAIAPGTIVTVGDIFGDWLLRRKSLPAMTQQLKAVQATIHQIALCHPRIIWQVLQNGRPWFNLSPGTTAQQIVPQILRRVRETDLQLWQQEVIEETSKIESQLELVIGLPDRCHRRKPDWVKVAVNGRLVRSQPLEQTILAGFARTLPRDRYPVCFLHLTTDPSNIDWNRHPAKAEIYLQNLDFWRSEIGNAIASALRINAETLPETLHNQRVTNLIKASENKGQYQVSRDLQTKPKPSAIDKTNDISLIELRAVGQVNKTYIIAEHSSGAWLIEQHIAHERVLYEQLQDGWQIVPLKTPIVLNDLTTAQVEQLERINIEIEPFGDRLWAIRSIPAMLQMREDCSEAILELSLGGDLQTAQVATACRSAIRNGTPLSLPEMQTLLDEWKNTRNPRTCPHGRPIYLPLEETSLARFFRRHWVIGKSHGI
- a CDS encoding AIM24 family protein, with amino-acid sequence MEYLVKIIEPTDLWYLQNNINKETNKYYHPTKNIPFVQQLEIKLNNSGVIIQKGALYYCIGQLDYGTYKTDSRLKDLWVSLTTETEYNAPIYRGTGTINLEPRQKGSFLYYTDIELSENEQWEFDDRVFQFCSDRVVLGTKRLKLRQMLGDNDGIWRLALKALPNQECKVVLGTNSPAKVINLNKDQTLIADYDLVKGFTEGITEDYRKLGHFGKGGGEGYVWIYEGQGRLLVCENEGLRLG
- a CDS encoding diguanylate cyclase — encoded protein: MTEALNNFQSRLDVLRSVYRQQLPERIEPIEATWNRFIASNKDENYCQIARDRISSLHYLTHRLAGSSASFGFPKIGEAARRLELLFMAILESNDLPTTEEKAQIEVAIAALQEAAQSVLPEQNTFPQIYSLENICTPEFCATPDSNNRLLFLVEDDPVLCQDLALQISCFGYQVNTFQRLSELKKALSVASPAAVIMDIVFPENELAGTKIVQDIQQGRSHPLPVLFISSRSDLMARLQAVRAGGKAYFPKPIKIAELIDALDKLTSVEATEAYRVLIVEDDAPLAAYYGITLQQVGMETEIVTDPLAIMTHLNDFRPDLILMDMYMPGCNGLELAAVIRQQPAYVGIPIVFLSRETDFNKQLTAIGLGGDDFLTKPIEPHHLIASVMPRVERSRLVRSFMTCDSLTGLLNHTTLKERLVGEVKRASRLNAKLAFAMLDIDRFKSINDTYGHLTGDRVLKSLSRLLKQRLRPSDITGRYGGEEFAVILPDTDGEVAVRVLDEIRIKFSQVRQQADGAEFSVTFSCGIAIYPQQQDATQLNEAADRALYEAKRQGRDRVILASNSIS
- a CDS encoding response regulator, which gives rise to MNAQIMTAPPLNKILLVEDDPDIQTVASLGLKAVGGFNVEICSSGKEAVTTAPEFTPDLILLDVMMPGMDGIATLQALRSITAIQDTPVIFLTAKVQTHEVAYYKKLGVLDVIAKPFDPMNLSATVKEIWLKYYD